A stretch of Astyanax mexicanus isolate ESR-SI-001 chromosome 21, AstMex3_surface, whole genome shotgun sequence DNA encodes these proteins:
- the LOC111193467 gene encoding T-cell surface antigen CD2 isoform X1 — protein MKSRSSASLFLLCALIINNFTDSSACDFTVAVGSPVTIKLGLDQTDELVWKHNSKRVVKGEVKTLPTKLKNAKVTSDDLVISSVKKEDNGDHEFEVFLSNGTSKAKKTITLCVHEKPPKPTVNDTCIDGTPYITCEVKDKTGRTFSWYKNGKRIDGNSASLKNIERDQDYECAVEQPIPSEKSNKFILTATKCRSSENGEEGDMLWGFERWIMITILAGGGSLVLVLMIVLVICACQSCKRREKHLQDEEEFKLHHFHTSPHSGQQRSKNTARGQPAPPVPQEDPEVSNYEVDEPPPKTQPRSKRSPRPPPPPVDDDEQPPPLPQPRKNGPHGKKNQGPLYMQQ, from the exons ATGAAGTCCAGAAGCAGTGCATCACTCTTCCTCCTCTGCGCTCTGATTATTAACAACTTTACAG ACTCCAGTGCATGTGACTTCACTGTGGCAGTAGGGAGCCCTGTTACCATTAAGCTTGGCCTTGATCAAACTGATGAGCTTGTATGGAAACACAACTCTAAGAGAGTGGTTAAAGGAGAGGTTAAAACATTACCAACAAAACTAAAAAACGCAAAGGTGACCAGTGATGATCTTGTAATCAGTTCTGTAAAAAAAGAAGATAATGGCGACCATGAGTTTGAAGTTTTCCTTTCGAATGGCACatctaaagcaaaaaaaacaatcacactgTGTGTTCATg aaaagcCACCTAAGCCAACGGTAAACGACACATGTATAGATGGGACTCCTTACATTACCTGTGAAGTTAAAGACAAAACCGGACGGACCTTCAGTTGGTATAAAAATGGGAAAAGAATTGATGGAAATTCTGCAAGTCTAAAAAACATTGAGAGAGATCAGGACTATGAGTGTGCTGTGGAACAACCCATTCCAAGTGAAAAGAGTAATAAATTCATACTAACTGCGACTAAAT GTAGAAGTTCGGAGAACGGAGAAGAAGGCGATATGCTTTGGGGTTTTGAGCGCTGGATAATGATAACTATTCTAGCAGGAGGAGGGAGTCTGGTGCTGGTGCTGATGATCGTGCTGGTGATATGTGCCTGTCAAAGCTGCAAACGACGAGAGAAACACCTACAAG ATGAGGAGGAGTTCAAACTGCATCATTTCCACACCTCTCCACACTCTGGGCAGCAAAGATCGAAGAATACAGCGAGAGGTCAGCCGGCACCTCCAGTCCCCCAAGAGGATCCTGAAGTCTCCAACTATGAAGTGGATGAACCTCCACCCAAGACCCAGCCTAGATCAAAGAGGAGTCCTCGGCCTCCTCCACCTCCTGTAGACGACGACGAACAACCTCCACCGTTACCCCAACCAAGGAAAAATGGTCCACATGGCAAGAAGAATCAAGGTCCTTTATATATGCAACAATGA
- the LOC111193467 gene encoding T-cell surface antigen CD2 isoform X2 codes for MKSRSSASLFLLCALIINNFTDSSACDFTVAVGSPVTIKLGLDQTDELVWKHNSKRVVKGEVKTLPTKLKNAKVTSDDLVISSVKKEDNGDHEFEVFLSNGTSKAKKTITLCVHEKPPKPTVNDTCIDGTPYITCEVKDKTGRTFSWYKNGKRIDGNSASLKNIERDQDYECAVEQPIPSEKSNKFILTATKCKSSENGEEGDMLWGFERWIMITILAGGGSLVLVLMIVLVICACQSCKRREKHLQDEEEFKLHHFHTSPHSGQQRSKNTARGQPAPPVPQEDPEVSNYEVDEPPPKTQPRSKRSPRPPPPPVDDDEQPPPLPQPRKNGPHGKKNQGPLYMQQ; via the exons ATGAAGTCCAGAAGCAGTGCATCACTCTTCCTCCTCTGCGCTCTGATTATTAACAACTTTACAG ACTCCAGTGCATGTGACTTCACTGTGGCAGTAGGGAGCCCTGTTACCATTAAGCTTGGCCTTGATCAAACTGATGAGCTTGTATGGAAACACAACTCTAAGAGAGTGGTTAAAGGAGAGGTTAAAACATTACCAACAAAACTAAAAAACGCAAAGGTGACCAGTGATGATCTTGTAATCAGTTCTGTAAAAAAAGAAGATAATGGCGACCATGAGTTTGAAGTTTTCCTTTCGAATGGCACatctaaagcaaaaaaaacaatcacactgTGTGTTCATg aaaagcCACCTAAGCCAACGGTAAACGACACATGTATAGATGGGACTCCTTACATTACCTGTGAAGTTAAAGACAAAACCGGACGGACCTTCAGTTGGTATAAAAATGGGAAAAGAATTGATGGAAATTCTGCAAGTCTAAAAAACATTGAGAGAGATCAGGACTATGAGTGTGCTGTGGAACAACCCATTCCAAGTGAAAAGAGTAATAAATTCATACTAACTGCGACTAAATGTAA AAGTTCGGAGAACGGAGAAGAAGGCGATATGCTTTGGGGTTTTGAGCGCTGGATAATGATAACTATTCTAGCAGGAGGAGGGAGTCTGGTGCTGGTGCTGATGATCGTGCTGGTGATATGTGCCTGTCAAAGCTGCAAACGACGAGAGAAACACCTACAAG ATGAGGAGGAGTTCAAACTGCATCATTTCCACACCTCTCCACACTCTGGGCAGCAAAGATCGAAGAATACAGCGAGAGGTCAGCCGGCACCTCCAGTCCCCCAAGAGGATCCTGAAGTCTCCAACTATGAAGTGGATGAACCTCCACCCAAGACCCAGCCTAGATCAAAGAGGAGTCCTCGGCCTCCTCCACCTCCTGTAGACGACGACGAACAACCTCCACCGTTACCCCAACCAAGGAAAAATGGTCCACATGGCAAGAAGAATCAAGGTCCTTTATATATGCAACAATGA